A window of Globicephala melas chromosome 2, mGloMel1.2, whole genome shotgun sequence genomic DNA:
ATTGGCTCTTTCGGAGAAATTTATGACCACAGATAGTacagctgatttttcttttccttgaaaaagaaaaattacagtttAATTCTACTGGCTCAGTGTCTTTGGAGATCAAAGACACTTGACTGATCTGCAAAGGCTCTGTGGCACCCCGGTGTGAGTGGTCAGGCTGCTGCTCATTATCCTTGACAATGAAGGAGCTAAGCCTGCGGCATTCAAGAGCCTCGCTACTTTCATTAAGTGGATGCACTTCACCAAGGTCGTTACTTTCCAGAATGGAAGCAGGGACACCAAATGGGAGGGATCCAGACACGTGGGTATGGAGATGCTGTCTTAGATTACTACGGGAATCAAAACGTTCCCCACAGTAATGGCATAGGTGTGTTTTGATACCGCTTTCAGTGGAAGAAGGGCCTGTCACCTCTGAAGAGGGTGAGGGATGGCTCTGGGAAATCACAGATTCTGGGTCACATCTCTCCTGCTTGATGGACACGGGGGGCTTCTGGTGCTCCTCCAAGGCCTGGGCAGCAGGATGGGCCCTCTGCTGGTCTGCAGTGCCATCATCCAGCCCAATAGCAAGAGAGAGCTGCAACTGGGGGTGGTCACCCTGGACAGCAGCTCTATTTCCATTGTTATTGGAAGGAGCTTCCTTGACCTCCAGCCCTTGTTTGACAGCTGTTTTTTGGGTCGTTGAGATCTGAATGCCATATAAATTTGAGGACTGCACAGTCTCTGGTGAGAACACTTGATTCATTTCAGTCGCAATGTGAGAAAGGTAGTCGGCGTGAAGAAATCGAATCCCTTCCTCCAAACGACTATGATCCACAATCTGTTTTGGCCCTTTCCCCGTGTACATAATGTGCAACAAATAGCTGAATATGTCAGGTTGGATGTCAGTTGGTTGTATTTTTATGCATtcactgttaaaaacaaaaaaacagacccacacagaATGAAACAACCCGGTTGGCCTTTTAGTTAACAGTACACAGTCTTAGGCTAAAGCAGTTTCTTCCTAAGAAGTTCTAACTTAGCAATCTGCCTTGATGAAACTCAGCAACAAAAGCTTAAGTTTTCATTGTATACCAGTTTTATGGCGCAGCAACAAGTCTTCATGTATTCAATCTACTGCCTAAAGTTAAGAAACACAGATATTCTGATTAGTTCAACATTTAATTAGTGACTCCTAAGTGATATGCACTTAAACTGCATGCCAGGGGGTAGAAAAGTGATGAATAAAATAGGTACCCTGCTCTTAAGGAACTTAATAGTCTATTgggtatataaccaaaagaactgaaatcggGAACTCAAATAGATACCTATAgaccaatgttcattacagcatgaTTCACATTAGccaaaagctagaaacaacccaagtgtccatcagcagatgaatggataaacaaaatgcagcatatacatacaatggaatgttatccagccataaaaaggaatgaagttctgatatacgttacaaaatggatgaaccctgaaaacatgctaagtgaaataagccagatacaacaGGACAAATTTTATATGATGCCACTTATAAGAAACATCTAGATTAggaaaattcatagagacagaaaatagattagaggttaccaggagCTTGGGGGTagagagaatggggagttattataTAATGGTTacagtttctttctggggtgataaaaagttttagaaatagatactggtgatggttgcacaacactgtgaatgtgatTAATGCCCCTGAATTGTACAAatagaaatggttaaaatggcaaattttatgtttacatatatcataccatagtaaaaaataattaaaaattttaaaagggtcTATTGGAATTGGTactatttagaattttaaatcacACTAACCTTATTTTGGCTTCCAAACTGTATTAATATATCTACTCTTTAAATTGCAAACAAATACAAGTGTAACTTTGAAAAGGTTTAAATTAATCTCAAGCCCAATTTTCACATATGAATCTAGAATTCAGAAAATAGATGGAAATAACTGTGTAACAAGAAAATCAGGAAACACCCTGCAAAATTAGGATAAAAACAACCTGAGGGAAATGCTGGATGACAAGGAACAGTGGAATCAGTTGATGCACTCACCTTCCCTGAAGCAAAAGTTTGTGTCGATACATCAGAAAGCAAGTGTCAGTACACCGGCAATCCATTTCTTTAGTCCTGACATTTTAGGATTCCCTCTTGGGTTTCACTCTTACCTGTGACTCTTACCTCACTGCCATGGTCTgtggcagggttttttttatatCAGCACAGAGCTCTTTTAACTGAGGATTTTTAGTTGCTCAACAGAGATACCACAAAGTAGGCCTGCTACCTTTGTATCGCCTGGATTTAgtttagcatggtgcctggtacaCAACGGGCTTTAAGAGCTGAACCAACTCACTGCTCTCAGATGAGGCTTATGTGAAGGTAGTGTTTCTAATCTAGTTTCTACACTGACCCTTAAGTCGGAGAGGAAACTCTTTTGCGTAGCAGAAAAGACTACCCATGACCTGTCCCCGACTCTAACCTCCTCTCCCCTTTGTGTCATATATTCCAATCATTCTGATCTActccattttctgaatgtgctAGCCTGGTTCATATCTGCATATGTTTTCATGCATTTTCCCCCTTTGCCTGCAACTGTAACTTTTTGCGTTCCTCTACAACATCTGAAAAACTCCTCCTGATCCTGCAACATTCAGAGCCTCTGTAAAACCTGTGCCAACCTTCTCAAAATAAGGCTGCTGACACTCCACTCTACCTTGTGCAGCACTTCTAT
This region includes:
- the ZBTB25 gene encoding zinc finger and BTB domain-containing protein 25 translates to MDTASHSLVLLQQLNMQREFGFLCDCTVAIGDVYFKAHRAVLAAFSNYFKMIFIHQTSECIKIQPTDIQPDIFSYLLHIMYTGKGPKQIVDHSRLEEGIRFLHADYLSHIATEMNQVFSPETVQSSNLYGIQISTTQKTAVKQGLEVKEAPSNNNGNRAAVQGDHPQLQLSLAIGLDDGTADQQRAHPAAQALEEHQKPPVSIKQERCDPESVISQSHPSPSSEVTGPSSTESGIKTHLCHYCGERFDSRSNLRQHLHTHVSGSLPFGVPASILESNDLGEVHPLNESSEALECRRLSSFIVKDNEQQPDHSHRGATEPLQISQVSLISKDTEPVELNCNFSFSRKRKISCTICGHKFLRKSQLLEHMYTHKGKSYRYNRCQRFGNTLAQRFQPYCDSWSDIPLKSSCLSQEQLDSSCALESELTQENVDTILVE